The following DNA comes from Pseudomonas sp. Tri1.
GCGGCGCTGAACTATTTTCGATGACACTGTCGAGGCGCACGTGCGACCTTATCCACGCCTGCGGGCGCCTCAATTCGCCATAGCCAAAACTCGAACGGAATGATGATGGAATTTTCCAGCGGTTTCTTGCTGAGCCTCTCCCTGTGCCTGGACATTGGCGTGGCCAATATCGCGATGATCACCCTGGCGATGCAGCGCGGCTATTTCCAGGGCTTCGCCCTGGGCCTGGGCACTTGCGTGGGGGATCTGATCTACGCCGTCCTGGCCTTGGCCGGCATGACCGTGCTGCTGCAATACGAAGCGGTGCGCTGGGTGCTGTGGATCGGTGGTTCGGTGCTGCTGCTGTATTTCGCGGCAAAAATGATCCACTCGGCGATCTATCACAGCGCGGTGCTGGCGCAGGCGGGTGAAATTCAGGGCAATTCTTCACGGCAGGAGTTCTTTCGCGGGATTTTCCTGGCCATGTCATCGCCCAGTGCCATTCTGTGGTTCGCCGCTGTAGGCGGCACACTCATTGCTCGATCGGGCGG
Coding sequences within:
- a CDS encoding LysE family transporter, with the translated sequence MEFSSGFLLSLSLCLDIGVANIAMITLAMQRGYFQGFALGLGTCVGDLIYAVLALAGMTVLLQYEAVRWVLWIGGSVLLLYFAAKMIHSAIYHSAVLAQAGEIQGNSSRQEFFRGIFLAMSSPSAILWFAAVGGTLIARSGGGTLLSSALFLSGFLCAGLLWCAALCLAATQGGKLLGDKLLRYSYWASAAIFCYFAVYVIVSGYNEFVGKAATTALPGF